A region from the Pithys albifrons albifrons isolate INPA30051 chromosome Z, PitAlb_v1, whole genome shotgun sequence genome encodes:
- the ISL1 gene encoding insulin gene enhancer protein ISL-1 isoform X2 produces MGDMGDPPKKKRLISLCVGCGNQIHDQYILRVSPDLEWHAACLKCAECNQYLDETCTCFVRDGKTYCKRDYIRLYGIKCAKCSIGFSKNDFVMRARAKVYHIECFRCVACSRQLIPGDEFALREDGLFCRADHDVVERASLGGGDPLSPLHPARPLQMAEPISARQPALRPHVHKQPEKTTRVRTVLNEKQLHTLRTCYAANPRPDALMKEQLVEMTGLSPRVIRVWFQNKRCKDKKRSIMMKQLQQQQPNDKTNIQGMTGTPMVAASPERHDGGLQANPVEVQSYQPPWKVLSDFALQSDIDQPAFQQLVNFSEGGPGSNSTGSEVASMSSQLPDTPNSMVASPIEA; encoded by the exons ATGGGAGACATGGGAGACCCACCAAAAA aaaaacGTCTGATTTCGCTATGTGTTGGTTGCGGCAATCAAATTCACGATCAGTATATTCTGAGGGTTTCTCCGGATTTGGAATGGCATGCGGCATGTTTGAAGTGTGCAGAGTGTAATCAGTATTTGGACGAGACCTGTACGTGCTTTGTTAGGGATGGCAAAACCTACTGTAAAAGAGATTATATCAG GTTATACGGCATCAAGTGCGCCAAATGCAGCATCGGCTTCAGCAAGAATGACTTCGTGATGCGCGCCCGCGCCAAGGTGTACCACATCGAGTGTTTCCGCTGCGTGGCCTGCAGCCGCCAGCTCATCCCCGGCGATGAATTCGCGCTGCGGGAGGACGGCCTCTTCTGCCGGGCGGACCACGACGTGGTGGAGCGGGCCAGCCTGGGCGGCGGGGACCCCCTCAGCCCCCTACACCCCGCCCGGCCGCTGCAGATGGCAG AACCTATCTCTGCCAGACAGCCTGCTCTGCGGCCCCACGTCCACAAGCAGCCAGAGAAGACCACCCGAGTCCGAACTGTCCTTAATGAAAAACAGCTTCACACTTTGAGGACCTGCTACGCTGCCAACCCCAGGCCTGATGCCCTCATGAAAGAGCAACTGGTAGAAATGACTGGCCTCAGCCCGAGAGTCATCAGAGTTTGGTTTCAAAACAAGCGATGCAAGGACAAAAAAAGGAGCATTATGATGAAGcaacttcagcagcagcaacccAATGACAAAACT AATATCCAAGGGATGACAGGAACTCCTATGGTGGCTGCTAGTCCGGAGAGACATGATGGTGGTTTGCAGGCGAATCCTGTGGAGGTGCAGAGTTACCAGCCGCCTTGGAAAGTACTGAGTGACTTCGCGTTGCAGAGTGACATAGACCAACCTGCTTTTCAGCAACTA GTTAATTTTTCAGAAGGAGGACCCGGTTCCAATTCTACTGGAAGTGAAGTAGCATCAATGTCCTCTCAGCTGCCAGATACACCCAACAGCATGGTAGCCAGTCCTATTGAGGCATGA
- the ISL1 gene encoding insulin gene enhancer protein ISL-1 isoform X1 yields the protein MGDMGDPPKKKRLISLCVGCGNQIHDQYILRVSPDLEWHAACLKCAECNQYLDETCTCFVRDGKTYCKRDYIRLYGIKCAKCSIGFSKNDFVMRARAKVYHIECFRCVACSRQLIPGDEFALREDGLFCRADHDVVERASLGGGDPLSPLHPARPLQMAAEPISARQPALRPHVHKQPEKTTRVRTVLNEKQLHTLRTCYAANPRPDALMKEQLVEMTGLSPRVIRVWFQNKRCKDKKRSIMMKQLQQQQPNDKTNIQGMTGTPMVAASPERHDGGLQANPVEVQSYQPPWKVLSDFALQSDIDQPAFQQLVNFSEGGPGSNSTGSEVASMSSQLPDTPNSMVASPIEA from the exons ATGGGAGACATGGGAGACCCACCAAAAA aaaaacGTCTGATTTCGCTATGTGTTGGTTGCGGCAATCAAATTCACGATCAGTATATTCTGAGGGTTTCTCCGGATTTGGAATGGCATGCGGCATGTTTGAAGTGTGCAGAGTGTAATCAGTATTTGGACGAGACCTGTACGTGCTTTGTTAGGGATGGCAAAACCTACTGTAAAAGAGATTATATCAG GTTATACGGCATCAAGTGCGCCAAATGCAGCATCGGCTTCAGCAAGAATGACTTCGTGATGCGCGCCCGCGCCAAGGTGTACCACATCGAGTGTTTCCGCTGCGTGGCCTGCAGCCGCCAGCTCATCCCCGGCGATGAATTCGCGCTGCGGGAGGACGGCCTCTTCTGCCGGGCGGACCACGACGTGGTGGAGCGGGCCAGCCTGGGCGGCGGGGACCCCCTCAGCCCCCTACACCCCGCCCGGCCGCTGCAGATGGCAG CAGAACCTATCTCTGCCAGACAGCCTGCTCTGCGGCCCCACGTCCACAAGCAGCCAGAGAAGACCACCCGAGTCCGAACTGTCCTTAATGAAAAACAGCTTCACACTTTGAGGACCTGCTACGCTGCCAACCCCAGGCCTGATGCCCTCATGAAAGAGCAACTGGTAGAAATGACTGGCCTCAGCCCGAGAGTCATCAGAGTTTGGTTTCAAAACAAGCGATGCAAGGACAAAAAAAGGAGCATTATGATGAAGcaacttcagcagcagcaacccAATGACAAAACT AATATCCAAGGGATGACAGGAACTCCTATGGTGGCTGCTAGTCCGGAGAGACATGATGGTGGTTTGCAGGCGAATCCTGTGGAGGTGCAGAGTTACCAGCCGCCTTGGAAAGTACTGAGTGACTTCGCGTTGCAGAGTGACATAGACCAACCTGCTTTTCAGCAACTA GTTAATTTTTCAGAAGGAGGACCCGGTTCCAATTCTACTGGAAGTGAAGTAGCATCAATGTCCTCTCAGCTGCCAGATACACCCAACAGCATGGTAGCCAGTCCTATTGAGGCATGA